In the genome of Misgurnus anguillicaudatus chromosome 11, ASM2758022v2, whole genome shotgun sequence, one region contains:
- the LOC129416400 gene encoding uncharacterized protein isoform X1: protein MTLGLQINIDGLPLFKSSSVKLWPILGLLVTIPMKEPVVIGAYCGPKKPNSATEFLSDFVDELQELEAGFCFGDKNIKIKLHTVICDAPARSFVKNTKGHNAYHGCDKCLHLGQYQNRQMTFPGSEHPQRTDNSFNLMADELHHHKGPQPFKNVKVGMVSQFPLDYMHLVCLGIVRKLLQTWLRGPLTIRLPASIVDRMSDKLQSMRPYVPIEFARKPRSLRELDCWKATEFRQFLLYTGPVVLVGFLERNMYNNFMLLSTAISILVSPEHLSLADYAGQMLKSFVNHFGELYGTDQIVYNVHCLVHLADDVKRHGCLDSFSAFPYENHLWKIKKRIRKPEFPLAQLIRRLSEVTATKLDADVDIALKKQHFVGPIVGGMGVNAQYGEMQGERWTIKCTTGDNIFLVGDKVCLIKNIVQNDNGVYAIYTEFSQQSPFYTYPFNSDRMKIFVVNDSSDDLKSVEVSALGQKCVALPYRYGFVAIPLLH, encoded by the coding sequence ATGACATTGGGGCTGCAGATTAATATAGATGGTCTACctttatttaaaagttcatctgTAAAGCTGTGGCCCATCCTTGGCTTACTGGTTACCATACCCATGAAGGAACCTGTGGTCATTGGGGCATACTGTGGACCCAAAAAACCTAATTCGGCCACAGAATTCCTATCTGATTTTGTCGACGAACTACAGGAGCTAGAGGCTGGGTTTTGCTTTGGAGATAAGAACATTAAAATAAAGCTTCACACGGTAATCTGTGACGCCCCTGCACGGTCCTTTGTGAAAAACACAAAGGGCCATAATGCTTACCATGGGTGTGATAAGTGCCTACACCTGGGGCAATACCAAAACCGCCAAATGACATTCCCTGGATCAGAACACCCCCAGAGAACTGACAACTCATTCAATCTGATGGCTGATGAACTACACCACCACAAGGGGCCACaaccatttaaaaatgttaaggtTGGCATGGTATCGCAGTTTCCTTTGGATTATATGCATCTAGTCTGTTTGGGCATCGTAAGGAAACTGCTCCAGACCTGGCTCCGGGGTCCATTAACAATAAGACTGCCGGCATCAATAGTAGACAGGATGTCTGACAAACTCCAGTCAATGAGGCCCTACGTGCCAATTGAGTTTGCCAGGAAACCACGGTCGCTTAGGGAATTGGACTGTTGGAAGGCGACTGAATTCCGACAGTTTTTACTGTACACTGGCCCTGTGGTGTTGGTGGGATTTCTGGAGCGGAACATGTACAACAATTTCATGCTCCTGTCAACTGCTATATCCATTTTGGTGAGCCCTGAACATCTCAGCCTTGCTGACTATGCTGGACAAATGCTGAAATCTTTTGTAAACCATTTTGGTGAGCTGTATGGGACAGACCAGATTGTGTACAATGTCCACTGTCTGGTCCACCTAGCAGACGATGTAAAGAGGCATGGCTGTCTGGACTCTTTTTCAGCGTTCCCATATGAGAACCACCtctggaaaataaaaaaacgaattAGAAAACCTGAGTTCCCTTTAGCTCAACTCATTCGCCGCCTTTCGGAGGTTACAGCTACAAAATTGGATGCTGACGTAGACATTGCCCTGAAAAAGCAGCATTTTGTGGGCCCAATTGTTGGTGGCATGGGAGTTAATGCGCAATATGGGGAAATGCAAGGTGAAAGGTGGACCATCAAATGTACAACAGGGGACAACATATTTCTGGTGGGGGATAAAGTCTGCCTTATCAAAAACATTGTGCAAAATGATAATGGTGTGTACGCTATTTACACTGAATTTTCCCAGCAGTCTCCATTCTATACCTACCCCTTCAACTCCGACAGAATGAAAATATTTGTTGTAAATGATTCATCTGACGATCTGAAGTCAGTTGAGGTGTCTGCGCTGGGACAGAAATGTGTAGCCTTGCCATACAGATATGGTTTTGTGGCCATACCCCTCCTCCACTAA
- the LOC129416400 gene encoding uncharacterized protein isoform X2 encodes MPFHLVEFQASKDIAVVPIDWYDDGMVYWPSFKSTERVKRAAANEEKHEPNWPRYDVKVVRTCEYYKDAIRLMTQYQKGCNTSDLQSEAEQEGELPEKRVRKPVHRFGDSDESDEDPENSDTASMRMPGPSSLPGLSAKALGPS; translated from the exons ATGCCTTTTCATCTAGTAGAATTTCAAGCGAGCAAGGACATTGCTGTTGTGCCAATTGACTGGTATGATGATGGGATGGTGTACTGGCCCAGCTTTAAGAGCACAGAACGTGTGAAAAGGGCAGCTGCTAATGAGGAGAAGCATGAGCCAAACTGGCCAAGATATGATGTAAAGGTTGTCAGAACTTGTG AGTACTACAAAGACGCCATTAGGCTTATGACTCAATATCAGAAAGGCTGCAACACCTCTGACCTACAGTCTGAGGCAGAGCAAGAGGGTGAGCTGCCAGAGAAAAGAGTCAGAAAGCCAGT CCATCGTTTTGGGGACTCTGATGAGAGTGACGAAGACCCAGAAAATAGTGACACTGCATCTATGAGGATGCCAGGACCTTCCAGCTTGCCTGGTTTGTCAGCTAAAGCCTTAGGGCCAAGCTAA